The nucleotide window AAGTCAAGCGTGAAAGACGAGTGGTGTTGTCATTCAGAATCAATGGCTGAGCGGACAGCCAGTCGGGGGTCACAACCTCCGGGGATTCCCAGCGAGCCGGCAAGAAGGCCATGACCGGGTCCCGTCGCCACGGCTCGATCCGCAAGCCCTTCACCGGAGGCTGCGGCAGCGCGACCAAACCGATCTCTAAAGAGCCCTCGGCAAGCTTCTTCAAAGTTTCCTGCGACGTGAGCACCGCGACCTGCACATCGATAGCGGGATGGCGCTGGCTCAACGTCTCCAAAGCTTGTGGCATCAACTGTGCGATGGCCCCTGTGGAGGCACCTAGCCGCACACGCCCGGCCAATCCCTGTACCTGACGTTCCACCTCCTCAAGCGCCTGCTCCGCATCCGCCAACAGCCGTCGCGCACGCTCCACCAGTGTGTTCCCGATCGCTGAAGGCTGAACGCGCCCACGCGTGCGCGACAACAGCTTGCCACCCACGCGCGA belongs to Pseudomonas sp. B21-015 and includes:
- a CDS encoding LysR family transcriptional regulator encodes the protein MREISLDRLRTLVAIADLGSFAEAARVLHLAPPTVSLHIADLESRVGGKLLSRTRGRVQPSAIGNTLVERARRLLADAEQALEEVERQVQGLAGRVRLGASTGAIAQLMPQALETLSQRHPAIDVQVAVLTSQETLKKLAEGSLEIGLVALPQPPVKGLRIEPWRRDPVMAFLPARWESPEVVTPDWLSAQPLILNDNTTRLSRLTSEWFASGGRQPAPRIQLNYNDAIKSLVAAGYGATLLPHEASTPLPDTRIVMRPLKPLLWRQLGIAHRSRDIERPTQHVLDVLWELSAG